The Branchiostoma floridae strain S238N-H82 chromosome 8, Bfl_VNyyK, whole genome shotgun sequence genome has a segment encoding these proteins:
- the LOC118421167 gene encoding transmembrane channel-like protein 3, producing the protein MQESRRRNRLDRRRVRRMSRVEEGVLKKLLPKDEGSDWDSDDVLKPGASSDEEPTEEEILENIQRQKEIIEAIRKQPWRMKKKLKTLKVAQDYLEKYEGKLSKSRGYQEATERVWKKIRRELANFASFFIPWDTRIKTIESYFGSVVASYFIFLRWLFWINIALSILMLSFVVLPELLVGLEYGSLPRKAVPEPEIKLYTCGYLKFSVLFYGYYSNQKSIGSGYQLPLAYFLTGIGMFVYSFVVILRKMAKNSRMAKLSTEDDQFTFCWKVFCGWDYLIGQSDTADNKFAAISTGIREAILEEEEKNKDERSMKEKCLILILRILANFMIMILLAGSGYAIQLVVERSEQFEKMDQALLNWWEQNEVSIVVSIITIVFPVFFDLIGQMEKYHPRVMLQWQLARIMVLNLGNLYTLMIALFKKVNNLAEEARKARVALDTLHQVSENASWALQNVTASGMIQEILQLDEHMLESTNDTQVVDALTRLAGIKEQCWETIVGQEMYKLSVFDMIATLVTTIIVDFLRGLFVRFANYCWCWDLEAKIPGYGEFGVAENVLHLIYNQGMIWMGAFFAPCLPVLNVLKLIALMYLRSWAVIMCNTPHQRVFRASRSNNFYFVLLLIMLFLSMLPTGYVMVSIEPSRNCGPFSGRRRMFDIIPDTVQEQFPAWLTTVLSYMSTAGVILPVFMLLVMAIYYLQSLVRSYKEANNDLRIQLQYERTEGKKKVYEMSAAKNDQSDGSGSSHVRSRHKAQVPNGRLPPGTPLPRFGPKAGSRGPGGSVGFQRAFSPQVRFLPVRQYVNPYEGVILTPHHQQMVQSQPHQRFRRLQYTPQPGTRLVAVPMGHTAGRGTQPHQQPHQQPHQQPHPQSHPQPPPGGFGQQRRMTTGRLSARGAASILVPEGYQLVQVHADAGDEAASSQETSFVDEDFDSIG; encoded by the exons ATGCAGGAGAGCCGCCGGAGGAACAGACTGGACCGGCGGAGGGTTCGGAGGATGAGCCGGGTGGAGGAGGGTGTGCTGAAGAAACTGCTACCAAAGGACGAAGGAAGTGACTG GGACAGTGATGACGTATTAAAACCTGGTGCTAGTAGCGATGAAGAACCGACAGAAGAAGAAATCCTGGAGAACATCCAGAGACAGAAGGAGATCATAGAAGCCATCCGCAAACAGCCCTGGAGGATGAAGAAAAAGCTCAAGACACTCAA AGTTGCCCAGGACTACCTTGAAAAATACGAGGGGAAACTTTCAAAGAGCAGGGGATACCAAGAGGCAACTGAGAGG GTTTGGAAGAAAATTAGGAGAGAACTTGCGAACTTTGCATCATTCTTTATCCCTTGGGACACCAGGATAAAAACGATAGAAA GTTACTTTGGATCGGTGGTGGcatcatatttcattttcctgcGGTGGCTGTTCTGGATAAACATCGCCCTGTCCATTTTGATGCTGTCATTTGTGGTTCTCCCAGAG CTTCTCGTGGGTTTAGAGTACGGTTCCTTACCAAGGAAGGCGGTACCAGAACCAGAAAT TAAACTATATACGTGT GGCTATCTGAAGTTCTCCGTGCTGTTCTACGGTTACTATAGTAACCAGAAGTCCATCGGCAGTGGGTACCAGCTACCGCTGGCGTATTTCCTGACGGGGATAGGCATGTTTGTCTACAGCTTCGTCGTCATTCTCAGAAA AATGGCGAAGAACTCCCGCATGGCGAAGCTGTCCACTGAAGATGACCAGTTCACGTTCTGCTGGAAGGTGTTCTGTGGCTGGGATTACCTCATCGGACAGTCAGACACCGCTGATAACAAATTTGCTGCCATCTCAACTGGAATCAGG GAGGCCATTCTTGAAGAAGAGGAAAAGAATAAAGACGAAAGAAG TATGAAGGAAAA ATGCCTGATCCTGATCCTCCGGATCCTGGCTAACTTCATGATCATGATCCTACTCGCTGGAAGCGGCTACGCGATCCAGCTGGTGGTGGAGAGATCCGAGCAGTTCGAGAAGATGGATCAGGCGCTCCTCAACTGGTGGGAACAGAATGAG GTTTCCATAGTAGTGTCGATCATCACCATAGTGTTCCCTGTGTTCTtcgacctgattggtcagatggAGAAGTACCATCCCCGCGTCATGCTACAGTGGCAACTGGCCAGGATCATGGTCCTGAACTTGGGTAACCTCTACACGCTGATGATTGCACTCTTCAAGAAGGTCAACAACCTG GCCGAAGAGGCAAGAAAAGCAAGGGTGGCTCTGGACACTTTGCACCAGGTGTCCGAG AACGCCAGCTGGGCTCTCCAGAACGTGACGGCATCAGGTATGATTCAGGAGATCCTACAGCTTGACGAGCACATGCTGGAGAGCACGAACGACACGCAGGTGGTGGACGCTCTCACCAGACTGGCTGGGATCAAGGAGCAATGCTGGGAAACAATCGTGGGGCAG GAGATGTACAAATTGTCCGTCTTTGACATGATCGCCACCTTGGTGACTACCATCATAGTGGACTTCCTCCGCGGACTGTTTGTGAGGTTTGCTAACTATTGTTGGTGCTGGGACCTGGAAGCCAAAATT CCCGGCTATGGCGAGTTCGGCGTTGCTGAGAATGTGCTACACCTCATCTACAATCAAGGGATGATCTG GATGGGGGCGTTTTTCGCGCCTTGCCTGCCTGTCCTGAACGTGCTGAAGTTGATAGCGCTGATGTACCTGCGCAGCTGGGCAGTCATCATGTGTAACACTCCTCACCAGCGGGTCTTCCGCGCCTCCAGGTCCAACAACTTCTACTTCGTCCTGCTGCTCATCATGTTGTTCCTGAGCATGCTCCCCACGGGCTACGTCATGGTGTCTATAGAACCTTCCAGGAACTGTGGACCGTTTAG TGGCCGGCGGCGCATGTTTGACATCATCCCAGACACGGTACAGGAACAGTTCCCGGCCTGGCTCACCACTGTCCTCAGCTACATGAGCACTGCTGGGGTCATACTGCCCGTCTTCATGCTACTCGT AATGGCGATATACTACCTACAATCTTTGGTTCGATCGTACAAAGAGGCCAACAACGATCTAAGGATACAACTGCAATAC gaaaggacagaaggaaaaaagaaagtttACGAAATGTCGGCGGCTAAGAACGACCAGAGCGACGGCTCTGGCTCCAGCCACGTCAGGTCCCGACACAAGGCTCAGGTCCCTAACGGCCGCCTTCCCCCGGGAACACCACTGCCGAGGTTCGGGCCCAAGGCCGGGTCCCGAGGGCCCGGAGGGTCTGTCGGGTTCCAACGGGCGTTCTCTCCACAAGTCAG GTTCCTTCCCGTGCGGCAGTACGTCAACCCGTACGAAGGCGTGATCCTGACCCCCCACCACCAGCAGATGGTACAGTCCCAGCCGCACCAGCGGTTCCGCCGCCTGCAGTACACCCCCCAGCCCGGCACCAGGCTCGTGGCCGTCCCCATGGGACACACGGCGGGCAGGGGCACACAACCGCACCAACAACCGCACCAACAACCGCACCAACAACCGCATCCTCAATCTCACCCACAACCGCCCCCTGGCGGATTCGGACAGCAAAG GAGAATGACGACAGGGAGGCTTTCCGCACGAGGAGCGGCTTCCATTCTCGTTCCCGAGGGCTATCAGTTGGTACAGGTCCATGCGGACGCTGGAGACGAGGCTGCCTCCTCCCAGGAGACCTCATTCGTAGACGAGGACTTCGACAGCATCGGTTAG